From a single Natronorubrum tibetense GA33 genomic region:
- a CDS encoding antitoxin VapB family protein, with the protein MATKSLTITDEAYDRLKAHKRDGESFTETILRLTESDRDVMKGFGAMKDVDGYRDAVESTRDELNDDLRERERR; encoded by the coding sequence ATGGCGACGAAAAGCCTCACTATCACCGACGAAGCGTACGATCGGCTGAAAGCGCACAAGCGCGACGGGGAGAGCTTCACGGAGACGATTCTTCGTCTCACCGAGAGCGATCGAGACGTGATGAAAGGTTTCGGCGCAATGAAGGATGTAGACGGGTATCGGGACGCCGTCGAATCGACGCGCGACGAGTTGAACGACGATCTCCGAGAGCGTGAGCGACGGTGA
- a CDS encoding PIN domain-containing protein, with protein sequence MIAFDTTFLVDYLDGESATQAFLEDRETKPFYAPSLALFEAYRGAATTAGPSGIERVATGLDWIEPLVLSDGAAREAAAIEAELLENGTPINLGDVLIAGVCRHNGARLVTRDSHFERVDGLETETY encoded by the coding sequence GTGATCGCGTTTGACACGACGTTTCTGGTCGACTATCTGGACGGCGAGAGTGCAACGCAGGCGTTCCTTGAGGACCGTGAAACGAAACCGTTCTACGCGCCATCACTCGCCTTGTTCGAAGCGTACCGCGGAGCGGCTACCACGGCCGGTCCGTCCGGGATTGAGCGAGTCGCAACCGGCCTCGATTGGATCGAACCCCTCGTATTGTCCGATGGTGCTGCTCGAGAAGCCGCAGCGATCGAAGCGGAGTTACTCGAGAACGGAACGCCGATCAACCTCGGTGACGTACTGATCGCCGGCGTTTGTCGCCACAACGGTGCACGTCTCGTCACTCGAGATTCTCATTTCGAACGCGTCGACGGCCTGGAGACGGAGACGTACTGA
- the cutA gene encoding divalent-cation tolerance protein CutA, producing the protein MPTVYITAPPSDADEIAERLVEERLAACVNRLSTTSTYRWEGEIHHDDEIVLLAKTTDDAYDNLVDRLEEIHPYDVPCIERFDESHVLESFAEWRAESVE; encoded by the coding sequence ATGCCGACCGTCTACATCACCGCGCCGCCGTCCGACGCCGACGAGATCGCCGAACGGCTGGTCGAGGAACGACTCGCGGCCTGCGTCAACCGACTGTCGACGACGTCGACCTACCGTTGGGAGGGCGAGATCCATCACGACGACGAGATCGTCCTACTCGCGAAGACTACCGACGACGCCTACGACAACCTCGTCGACCGACTCGAGGAGATCCATCCCTACGACGTCCCCTGTATCGAACGCTTTGACGAGAGTCACGTCCTCGAATCCTTTGCGGAATGGCGGGCCGAAAGCGTCGAATAA
- a CDS encoding HEWD family protein yields MSLHVRTPTARVCERCGRAEHWDTNVDAWQLVREDGEKQVGSPHCLHEWDINGTFNPVVENRS; encoded by the coding sequence ATGAGCCTACACGTACGGACGCCAACGGCCCGCGTATGCGAACGGTGCGGTCGAGCGGAACACTGGGATACGAACGTCGACGCCTGGCAACTCGTCCGCGAGGACGGCGAGAAACAGGTCGGAAGCCCCCACTGCCTTCACGAGTGGGATATCAACGGCACGTTCAATCCGGTCGTCGAGAACAGAAGCTAA
- a CDS encoding phosphoenolpyruvate carboxykinase (ATP), whose amino-acid sequence MSETGAESRPLARQLPDPTTASNVRYNPTLAELRELAADDETTTEFGSPSYVSEYRSRSSDRTRNTVDHEFDDDDHDLIGDAIDRAGDREMLCVDRLMGRHAEATYCCRLFVPVEHARIALAWANLFEPTDGREPDLYTVQDPDYDRTAIRVLPDENVTVVLGSDYTGEAKKSFLRLFMYRIKEQGGLGLHAGSKRVRVRNDDGELQTVGQVFMGLSATGKSTLTSHGCWLEGNEDAAMLQDDVCGILPDGSVPGSEGEGLFIKTIGLDEDEQPELYEAATDEDAILENVAVDDDGTVHFDEDRYTANSRAIVQREHLESAAEDIDLDRMDQVFFITRNPLMPPVAKLTDEQAAVAFMLGESIETSAGDPSRAGESIRVVGTNPFIMGSEGEEGNIFRDLIDELEAECYVINTGYLGAKSADVGVEESVTILTETARGTIEWTQDDRTELTIPETVPGLEIGDYYVPDHVEDYDEAVADLRADRRAYLEQFDELREEIKDAVY is encoded by the coding sequence ATGTCCGAAACCGGGGCGGAGTCACGTCCGCTGGCTCGACAGCTTCCCGACCCGACGACCGCGTCGAACGTCCGGTACAACCCAACGCTTGCGGAGCTTCGTGAACTCGCGGCCGACGACGAGACGACGACCGAGTTCGGTTCCCCGTCGTACGTCAGCGAGTATCGATCGCGGAGTTCAGATCGGACGAGAAACACCGTCGACCACGAGTTCGACGACGACGATCACGACCTGATCGGCGACGCGATCGACCGCGCCGGCGACCGCGAGATGCTCTGTGTCGACCGTCTCATGGGTCGTCACGCCGAGGCGACGTACTGCTGCCGTCTCTTCGTTCCCGTCGAACACGCCCGCATCGCACTCGCGTGGGCGAACCTGTTCGAGCCGACCGACGGTCGCGAACCCGACCTCTACACGGTACAGGATCCCGACTACGACCGGACCGCGATCCGCGTACTCCCCGACGAGAACGTGACGGTCGTCCTCGGCAGCGACTACACCGGCGAAGCCAAGAAGTCGTTCCTCCGGCTGTTCATGTACCGTATCAAAGAACAGGGCGGACTCGGCCTCCACGCGGGCAGCAAGCGCGTCCGCGTTCGCAACGACGACGGCGAACTGCAGACCGTCGGCCAGGTGTTTATGGGGCTCTCGGCGACCGGCAAGTCAACCCTGACCTCCCACGGCTGCTGGCTCGAGGGCAACGAGGACGCCGCCATGCTCCAGGACGACGTCTGTGGTATCCTCCCGGACGGCTCCGTCCCCGGCAGCGAGGGCGAGGGGCTGTTCATCAAGACCATCGGTCTCGACGAGGACGAACAGCCCGAACTCTACGAGGCCGCGACGGACGAGGACGCGATCCTCGAAAACGTCGCCGTCGACGACGACGGCACCGTCCACTTCGACGAGGACCGCTACACCGCGAACTCCCGGGCGATCGTCCAGCGCGAGCACCTCGAGAGCGCGGCCGAGGATATCGACCTCGATCGGATGGACCAGGTCTTCTTCATCACCCGGAATCCGCTGATGCCGCCGGTCGCGAAACTGACCGACGAGCAGGCCGCCGTCGCCTTCATGCTCGGCGAATCGATCGAGACCAGCGCGGGCGACCCGTCCCGAGCGGGCGAGTCGATCCGCGTCGTCGGCACGAACCCGTTCATCATGGGCTCCGAAGGCGAGGAGGGGAACATCTTCCGAGACCTGATCGACGAACTCGAGGCCGAGTGTTACGTCATCAACACGGGCTATCTCGGCGCGAAGTCCGCGGACGTCGGCGTCGAAGAGTCCGTGACGATCCTCACGGAGACCGCACGCGGGACGATCGAGTGGACCCAGGACGATCGGACCGAACTGACGATCCCCGAGACCGTTCCCGGCCTCGAGATCGGGGACTACTACGTCCCCGACCACGTCGAGGACTACGACGAGGCGGTCGCCGACCTGCGGGCCGACCGACGCGCCTATCTCGAGCAGTTCGACGAACTCCGCGAGGAGATCAAAGACGCCGTCTACTGA
- a CDS encoding cupredoxin domain-containing protein: protein MNRRAYLALVGSAASVSLAGCSSVRSAFGDDELCSGDDCDIGMTRNEFVPEEYEASVGETVVWKNTSDARHTVTALDNGIPEDAEYFASGGYEDQETAVDAWHEEEGGKIEIRETYEHTFEVPGEYDYICEPHVYGGMIGTVIVSE from the coding sequence ATGAACAGGCGCGCCTACCTCGCCCTCGTCGGCTCCGCAGCCTCCGTCAGCTTGGCGGGCTGTTCGTCGGTTCGAAGCGCCTTCGGCGACGACGAACTCTGCAGCGGCGACGACTGTGATATCGGGATGACCAGAAACGAGTTTGTCCCCGAGGAGTACGAGGCGAGCGTCGGAGAGACCGTCGTCTGGAAGAACACCAGCGACGCCCGCCACACCGTGACCGCCCTCGACAACGGCATACCGGAGGACGCGGAGTACTTCGCGAGCGGCGGCTACGAGGACCAAGAGACCGCGGTCGACGCCTGGCACGAAGAGGAGGGCGGCAAGATCGAAATCCGCGAGACGTACGAGCACACCTTCGAGGTGCCCGGCGAGTACGACTACATCTGTGAACCCCACGTCTACGGCGGCATGATCGGGACGGTCATCGTCTCAGAGTAA
- a CDS encoding protein sorting system archaetidylserine synthase (This PssA-like phosphatidyltransferase, along with a PssD-like decarboxylase, is required in Haloarchaea for the archaeosortase ArtA to replace the PGF-CTERM sorting signal with a C-terminal lipid anchor.) has product MLPRFVGRLGVADAVTIANAALGFVAIVIAFVDIALAARLILLAAIADGLDGILARRYGGTDAGPYLDSLADVASFAVAPAVLAFVVVTDGLEIGFDAVTSELLLVTAICALFVASAVTRLGMYTAYDISGNYTEGVQTTLAATVLGAAILAGESEPWLVLAVTGAFCYLMVSRIQYPDLLARDAGIMGIVHALAILIPDFAGRTFPYALLTLGIAYMLLSPWFYWGDRERRAEPELHGNA; this is encoded by the coding sequence ATGCTCCCCCGGTTCGTCGGACGCCTCGGCGTCGCCGACGCGGTGACGATTGCAAACGCCGCACTGGGGTTCGTCGCCATCGTCATCGCCTTTGTCGACATCGCACTCGCCGCCCGACTCATTTTGCTTGCAGCAATCGCGGACGGACTCGACGGCATCCTCGCGCGTCGCTACGGCGGCACCGACGCCGGTCCCTATCTGGACTCGCTGGCCGATGTCGCCTCCTTCGCTGTTGCCCCCGCCGTCCTCGCGTTCGTCGTCGTCACCGACGGTCTCGAGATCGGCTTCGACGCGGTCACGAGCGAACTCCTCCTCGTGACGGCGATCTGTGCCCTCTTCGTCGCGTCGGCCGTCACCCGACTCGGGATGTACACGGCCTACGACATCTCCGGCAACTACACCGAAGGCGTCCAGACGACGCTCGCAGCGACGGTCCTCGGCGCTGCCATCCTCGCCGGCGAGAGCGAGCCGTGGCTCGTCCTTGCAGTCACGGGCGCGTTCTGTTACCTGATGGTCTCGCGGATCCAGTACCCCGACCTACTCGCCCGCGATGCCGGGATCATGGGCATCGTCCACGCGTTGGCCATCCTGATTCCCGATTTCGCCGGTCGGACGTTCCCCTACGCCCTGTTGACCCTCGGCATCGCCTACATGCTGCTCAGCCCGTGGTTCTACTGGGGCGACCGGGAACGCCGCGCGGAGCCCGAACTGCATGGAAACGCTTAG
- a CDS encoding HEAT repeat domain-containing protein yields MSDDEAAENGADAEEESVDEESEPEPIDLEAIREALAAFEDDVESLEGDLEAAETEDDLDVVEADLESFRSELEEIEIPEPPETDDDEDEDEEEEITPEEELQERYDEIEDDLSDLEDDLEDQRGPYGEDVVGEIDGTSGTITGTRWTEEGNAELIEAVDDFLDDLNELLGSSVTLVNQGETVPKQLDATLDKAAAAVEQAGLDADDDAETIAGLLETTGDLEEDVDDATEWTDLEIREQLRREGFYDVLDHVKDFPPEWHAIKVHEKQGNVDMILLALETFDSDFMEEHCMEALERMGPEEAIDPMLQKANRRDTAAMRILGNIGVASDDVVDTLLDYVDSNPNLQKPSFRALGELGAEAAVQPIANQLVEENPDVRSWAARALGLIGDTRAIDPLADILADDEEDRVRASAAWALNRIGTAEALEIVADYGDDRAYLVQAEAEKANLEPAT; encoded by the coding sequence ATGAGCGATGACGAGGCAGCCGAGAACGGGGCGGACGCCGAGGAGGAATCGGTCGACGAGGAGTCGGAACCGGAGCCGATCGATCTCGAGGCCATCCGCGAAGCCCTCGCGGCCTTCGAGGACGACGTCGAATCGCTCGAGGGAGACCTCGAGGCCGCCGAAACGGAGGACGATCTCGACGTCGTCGAAGCCGATCTCGAGTCGTTCCGAAGCGAACTCGAGGAGATCGAGATTCCGGAGCCCCCGGAGACGGACGACGACGAGGACGAAGACGAAGAGGAGGAGATCACGCCCGAAGAGGAACTCCAGGAGCGCTACGACGAGATCGAGGACGATCTCTCGGACCTTGAGGACGACCTCGAGGACCAGCGCGGTCCCTACGGCGAGGATGTCGTGGGCGAGATCGACGGCACCAGCGGGACGATCACGGGCACCCGCTGGACGGAGGAGGGCAACGCCGAACTGATCGAGGCCGTCGACGACTTCCTCGACGATCTCAACGAACTGCTCGGCAGTTCGGTCACGCTGGTCAACCAGGGCGAGACCGTCCCCAAACAGCTCGATGCGACGCTCGACAAAGCCGCAGCGGCCGTCGAGCAGGCCGGCCTCGACGCGGACGACGACGCCGAGACGATCGCGGGCCTCCTCGAGACGACCGGGGACCTCGAGGAAGACGTCGACGACGCGACCGAGTGGACCGACCTCGAAATCCGCGAACAGCTGCGACGGGAGGGGTTCTACGATGTCCTCGACCACGTCAAGGACTTCCCGCCGGAGTGGCACGCGATCAAGGTTCACGAGAAACAGGGCAACGTGGACATGATCCTGCTCGCATTGGAGACCTTCGACTCGGACTTCATGGAGGAACACTGCATGGAGGCCCTCGAACGAATGGGTCCGGAAGAGGCCATCGACCCCATGCTCCAGAAGGCCAATCGCCGAGACACCGCAGCGATGCGGATCCTCGGGAACATCGGCGTCGCCAGCGACGATGTGGTCGACACCTTGCTGGACTACGTCGACTCCAACCCGAACCTCCAGAAGCCCTCCTTCAGGGCGCTGGGCGAACTCGGCGCCGAAGCGGCAGTCCAGCCGATCGCTAACCAGCTCGTCGAGGAGAACCCCGACGTTCGGAGCTGGGCCGCACGCGCCCTCGGCTTGATCGGTGACACACGAGCCATCGATCCCCTCGCCGACATCCTCGCAGACGACGAGGAAGACCGCGTGCGCGCCAGCGCCGCGTGGGCGCTCAACCGGATCGGCACCGCGGAGGCCCTCGAGATCGTTGCCGACTACGGCGACGACCGGGCCTATCTCGTCCAGGCCGAAGCCGAGAAGGCGAACCTCGAGCCGGCGACCTGA
- a CDS encoding phospholipase D-like domain-containing protein, which produces MDRRRSMVVALVGIALVLGGLSGGFPTSDAATTDGSAANGGDFAPSCPAGVAGSTGLADSNVTADEPDATDSSTPRIVELYPNPTTYGNVGEYLVLETPTDTRLENWAITDGHTTANLPNETVSGRVAVSTDPDATAELTDTDDPVLELEGHLRLAADGDELELRNGSTAIDSVSYDRAPTAERWYRNEDEAEAEDATESRPADGDWHPRGATCLPVSSADVDEATAFVLPDETDLPRETIREADDRLLLAGYTLTSQDIADELVDAADRGVDVAVLLESGPVGGTPEATEPVLETLEEGNVDVRAIGGEGSRYRYHHPKYAVADDHVLVTTENWKPSGIGGDSSRGWGVRLADDSLAADLAAVFRADHEGWDTVSGTAFRANASFVDDDSAGAPSRSFPTEYEPETFPIDSAELLVAPDNAEGRLLELLGEADNEILVKQAAVADDVSVLEATLEAARRGVDVEILLDSSWYHEDENEALARELEATADDESLSLEVRLLKETDRFEKIHAKGVVIDREIAVVGSANWNENAFENNREVLLALHSEEVAAYYAGVFADDWEGDGGLWALPFGLSVTVVVALALAALVGHRYVRFGDE; this is translated from the coding sequence ATGGATCGTCGTCGATCGATGGTCGTCGCCCTCGTCGGAATCGCTCTCGTTCTAGGGGGATTGAGTGGCGGGTTTCCGACATCCGACGCGGCGACGACCGACGGCTCGGCGGCGAACGGTGGCGATTTCGCCCCATCCTGCCCCGCTGGCGTCGCCGGCTCGACCGGCCTCGCTGACTCGAACGTCACCGCCGACGAGCCCGACGCCACCGACAGCAGCACGCCCCGAATCGTCGAACTCTATCCGAACCCAACGACCTACGGGAACGTCGGCGAGTACCTGGTCCTCGAGACGCCGACCGACACCCGACTCGAGAACTGGGCGATCACCGACGGCCACACGACTGCCAACCTGCCGAACGAGACGGTTTCGGGGCGCGTCGCAGTGAGTACCGATCCGGACGCCACCGCCGAGCTGACCGACACCGACGATCCGGTACTCGAACTCGAGGGCCACCTTCGACTCGCCGCAGACGGCGACGAGCTCGAACTGCGAAACGGCTCGACAGCGATCGATTCAGTCTCCTACGACCGAGCGCCGACGGCCGAACGATGGTATCGAAACGAGGACGAAGCAGAGGCGGAGGATGCGACCGAGTCGCGTCCAGCCGACGGCGACTGGCATCCGCGAGGTGCGACCTGCCTGCCAGTTTCGAGCGCCGACGTCGACGAGGCGACGGCGTTCGTTCTCCCCGACGAGACCGATCTCCCCCGCGAGACGATCCGCGAGGCCGACGACCGACTGCTGCTTGCCGGCTACACCCTCACCTCGCAGGATATCGCCGACGAACTCGTCGACGCGGCCGACCGCGGGGTCGACGTCGCCGTCCTCCTCGAGTCCGGACCCGTCGGCGGAACGCCAGAAGCCACCGAACCCGTCCTTGAGACGCTCGAGGAGGGGAACGTCGACGTTCGCGCGATCGGCGGAGAGGGCTCCCGGTACCGCTACCACCATCCGAAATACGCCGTCGCCGACGACCACGTGTTGGTCACGACGGAAAACTGGAAGCCCTCGGGGATTGGGGGCGACTCGAGTCGCGGCTGGGGCGTCCGCTTGGCGGACGACTCGCTCGCGGCCGATCTCGCGGCGGTATTCCGGGCCGATCACGAGGGGTGGGACACCGTCTCCGGCACCGCGTTCCGAGCGAACGCCTCCTTCGTCGACGACGATAGTGCCGGAGCGCCCTCGCGATCCTTTCCGACCGAATACGAGCCGGAGACGTTCCCGATCGACAGTGCCGAACTGCTCGTCGCCCCGGACAACGCCGAGGGCCGGCTACTCGAGTTGCTTGGCGAGGCCGACAACGAGATCCTCGTCAAACAGGCCGCTGTCGCCGACGACGTTTCCGTCCTCGAGGCAACGCTCGAGGCGGCCCGTCGCGGCGTCGACGTCGAAATTCTGCTCGACTCGAGTTGGTATCACGAGGACGAGAACGAGGCGCTGGCGCGGGAGTTGGAGGCGACGGCCGACGACGAATCGCTCTCGCTCGAGGTTCGGCTGCTCAAGGAGACGGATCGGTTCGAGAAGATCCACGCCAAGGGGGTCGTGATCGACCGAGAGATCGCCGTTGTCGGAAGCGCCAACTGGAACGAAAACGCCTTCGAAAACAACCGTGAGGTGCTGCTCGCGCTTCACAGCGAGGAGGTCGCAGCGTACTACGCGGGTGTGTTTGCAGACGACTGGGAGGGAGATGGCGGTCTCTGGGCGCTGCCGTTCGGACTCAGCGTGACTGTCGTCGTCGCGCTCGCGCTCGCAGCGCTGGTCGGCCATCGGTACGTTCGGTTCGGTGATGAGTAG
- a CDS encoding metal-dependent transcriptional regulator, translating into MNTADQYLKAIYLAQRIEDGPASTGTLADMLEVSPASVNEMIGKLEDRGLVEHEKYKGASLTSEGIERAHDSLQTYCIIERFLANVLEVEEFRDEARALESVIDDTVAERLDTIIDRPAECPDCFDPERDYCEHLEIGPDGCAD; encoded by the coding sequence ATGAACACGGCAGATCAATACCTCAAGGCGATCTATCTCGCCCAACGGATCGAGGACGGCCCCGCATCGACCGGCACGCTCGCGGACATGCTCGAAGTCAGTCCGGCCAGCGTCAACGAGATGATCGGCAAACTCGAGGACCGAGGGCTCGTCGAACACGAGAAGTACAAGGGAGCGAGCCTGACCAGCGAGGGTATCGAACGCGCTCACGACTCGCTTCAGACCTACTGTATCATCGAGCGGTTCCTCGCGAACGTCCTCGAGGTCGAGGAGTTCCGCGACGAGGCCCGCGCCCTCGAAAGCGTCATCGACGATACGGTCGCGGAGCGACTGGATACGATCATCGACCGTCCCGCCGAGTGTCCGGACTGTTTCGACCCCGAACGGGATTACTGCGAACACCTCGAGATCGGTCCCGACGGCTGTGCGGACTAA
- the sufD gene encoding Fe-S cluster assembly protein SufD, protein MSAGTQVHANLTDEQVRQISEDLDEPDWLTETRLEALEALEELDMPDVIRTPGRDWTNLHELDFESLVDPLNAAENKDQVGPDEVDVLSWADAVQEHDDLLQEHFGSIVDPQENYLTALSTALFSTGTVVYVPEGVDAEDVTIRTEQNSRSLFNYTLVVTEESSSVTILERQSTGEDSEALRASSSESGDEPRAGDEQYYSGIVEVAAGENSYVQYGSLQNLSEEAYNFTLKRGVTDTYATIDWIEGNIGTQLTKTEVSTLLEGDSSETQIVGAFYGHNDQHFDLDVKVWHRAEHTTADLVTRGVTDDVARSVYEGVQDVGRDAWDTSSYQRENTLMLSDESEADASPKLIINNHDTEASHSATVGQIDAEDLFYMTSRGVDPRAARNMLVEGFFVPVLEEVDVDELRDDLVELIGARLRQRD, encoded by the coding sequence ATGAGCGCAGGAACGCAGGTACACGCCAATCTGACCGACGAACAGGTACGCCAGATCAGCGAGGATCTCGACGAGCCCGACTGGCTCACAGAGACCCGTCTCGAGGCCCTCGAGGCTCTCGAAGAGCTCGACATGCCCGACGTGATCCGAACGCCGGGTCGGGACTGGACGAACCTTCACGAACTCGACTTCGAGTCGCTCGTGGACCCGCTGAACGCGGCGGAGAACAAGGATCAGGTCGGCCCGGACGAGGTCGACGTGCTCTCGTGGGCCGACGCGGTGCAGGAACACGACGACCTCCTGCAGGAGCACTTCGGCTCCATCGTCGACCCACAGGAGAACTACCTGACGGCGCTCTCGACGGCGCTGTTTAGCACGGGAACGGTCGTCTACGTCCCCGAAGGCGTCGACGCCGAGGACGTTACCATCCGGACCGAGCAGAACTCCCGCTCGCTGTTCAACTACACGCTCGTTGTGACCGAGGAATCGTCCTCGGTCACGATCCTCGAGCGTCAGTCGACGGGCGAGGACAGCGAGGCGCTACGCGCCTCGAGTAGTGAGAGCGGCGATGAGCCGCGAGCAGGGGACGAGCAGTACTACAGCGGTATCGTCGAAGTCGCTGCCGGCGAGAACAGCTACGTCCAGTACGGCAGCCTCCAGAACCTCTCGGAGGAGGCCTACAACTTCACCCTCAAGCGCGGTGTCACCGACACCTACGCCACGATCGACTGGATCGAGGGCAACATCGGAACGCAGCTGACCAAGACGGAGGTCTCGACGCTGCTCGAGGGCGACTCCTCGGAGACGCAGATCGTCGGAGCCTTCTACGGACACAACGACCAGCACTTCGACCTCGACGTCAAAGTCTGGCACCGTGCCGAGCACACGACGGCCGACCTCGTCACCCGCGGCGTCACCGACGACGTCGCCCGCTCGGTCTACGAGGGCGTCCAGGACGTCGGCCGCGACGCCTGGGACACCAGCTCCTACCAGCGCGAGAACACGCTGATGCTTAGCGACGAAAGCGAGGCCGACGCCTCGCCGAAGCTGATCATCAACAACCACGACACCGAGGCCAGCCACTCCGCGACGGTCGGCCAGATCGACGCGGAGGACCTGTTCTACATGACCTCCCGCGGTGTCGACCCGCGTGCCGCACGTAACATGCTCGTGGAAGGGTTCTTCGTGCCCGTCCTCGAAGAAGTCGATGTCGACGAACTGCGCGACGATCTGGTGGAACTGATCGGCGCGCGCCTTCGTCAGCGCGACTAG
- the sufB gene encoding Fe-S cluster assembly protein SufB codes for ELVKEHFMTTCVPPSDNKFAALHGAVWSGGSFVYVPEGVTVEMPVQAYFRMNSEGMGQFEHTLIIAEEGSEVHYIEGCSAPKYGVHNLHSGGVEVFVGEDAHVQYSTVQNWSKNTFNLNTKRAICEANGTMEWISGSMGSKATMLYPCTILKGRGSTDTHITIAFAGEGQDIDTGAKVYHNAPDTSSTIESKSISKDGGRTNYRGLVHIADGAENSSTAVECDALMFDNESTSDTMPYMEIEESKVDVAHEATVGKIGDEDIFYLQSRGLDDDDAKKMIVAGFIEPITEELPIEYAVELNRLIELEMEGSLG; via the coding sequence GAGCTCGTCAAAGAGCACTTCATGACGACCTGCGTCCCGCCGAGCGACAACAAGTTCGCGGCGCTCCACGGCGCCGTCTGGTCGGGCGGCTCGTTCGTCTACGTCCCCGAGGGCGTCACGGTCGAGATGCCGGTGCAGGCCTACTTCCGGATGAACTCCGAAGGGATGGGGCAGTTCGAGCACACGCTCATCATCGCCGAGGAAGGCTCCGAAGTCCACTACATCGAGGGCTGTTCGGCGCCGAAGTACGGCGTCCACAACCTCCACTCCGGCGGCGTCGAGGTCTTCGTCGGCGAGGACGCTCACGTCCAGTACTCGACGGTCCAGAACTGGTCGAAGAACACGTTCAACCTGAACACCAAGCGCGCCATCTGTGAGGCAAACGGCACGATGGAGTGGATCTCGGGCAGCATGGGTTCGAAAGCGACCATGCTCTACCCGTGTACGATCCTGAAGGGTCGCGGCTCGACGGACACCCACATCACCATCGCCTTCGCGGGCGAGGGCCAGGACATCGATACCGGCGCGAAGGTCTACCACAACGCGCCCGACACCAGCTCGACCATCGAGTCCAAGTCGATCTCCAAGGACGGCGGGCGCACCAACTACCGCGGCCTCGTCCACATCGCCGACGGCGCGGAGAACTCCTCGACGGCCGTCGAGTGTGACGCGCTGATGTTCGACAACGAATCGACCTCGGACACCATGCCGTACATGGAGATCGAGGAGTCGAAAGTCGACGTCGCTCACGAAGCCACAGTGGGTAAAATCGGCGACGAGGACATCTTCTACCTCCAGTCGCGCGGACTGGACGACGACGACGCCAAGAAGATGATCGTCGCCGGCTTCATCGAGCCGATCACGGAGGAACTGCCGATCGAGTACGCGGTCGAACTCAACCGTCTCATCGAACTCGAGATGGAGGGGAGCCTCGGATAA